A window of the Roseburia sp. 831b genome harbors these coding sequences:
- a CDS encoding phosphoribosylaminoimidazolesuccinocarboxamide synthase, translating to MSKELQIRNSTVDFLVFTRDAGEDGIEVRVQNGDVWLTQKAISQLFDVDRSVVTKHLSNVFKEGELDENSTCANFAQVADNGKTYKYKFYSLAAIAKEFAESEFEKYELYRIRCMKVILIN from the coding sequence ATGAGCAAAGAATTACAGATAAGAAATAGCACTGTTGATTTTTTGGTTTTCACACGAGATGCAGGAGAAGACGGAATTGAAGTCAGGGTTCAGAATGGCGATGTATGGCTTACGCAGAAGGCAATTTCACAGCTTTTTGATGTAGATAGAAGTGTGGTTACAAAACATCTGAGCAACGTTTTTAAAGAGGGAGAATTAGATGAAAATTCAACTTGTGCAAATTTTGCACAAGTTGCCGACAATGGAAAAACATACAAATATAAATTTTATTCGTTAGCAGCTATTGCGAAAGAATTTGCAGAAAGCGAATTTGAAAAATACGAGTTATACAGGATTCGCTGTATGAAAGTGATTTTGATAAATTGA
- a CDS encoding LacI family DNA-binding transcriptional regulator encodes MALNRVRIADVADSLGLSTATVSKVIHGKTEKISDETVKRVQQELERSGYIPNMAGILLARNNSRIIGVVVNDNEKYEGRVLEDGFVMSSLNALSHEVNEKGYFLMIKTTSDISEIPVFASMWNMDGLILMGFCEADYEKLRNQMRISFVVYDGYFEKCSKVVNLVINHYDGGYQAGKYLKELGHKKALCIADNFICMDKERIEGFRKAFEPGKTLRWEIPKTEKERMCFYEDKYRELVKGNVTAVFAVSDFYALEFMRFLQGEGVQIPKDIQIIGFDDNLASRESNPALTTIHQEAPLRAKTAIKCLEAMRDGAECETEIVLPVELIKRESTRKL; translated from the coding sequence ATGGCACTAAACAGGGTTCGGATTGCGGATGTTGCAGATTCATTAGGCCTAAGTACAGCGACTGTCTCAAAGGTGATTCACGGCAAAACAGAAAAGATCTCGGATGAGACGGTAAAACGTGTCCAGCAGGAGCTTGAACGCTCAGGGTATATCCCAAATATGGCGGGCATTCTGCTTGCGAGAAATAATTCAAGAATCATCGGTGTGGTGGTGAATGACAATGAAAAGTATGAAGGCAGGGTCTTAGAGGATGGATTTGTGATGTCATCGCTTAATGCTCTTTCTCATGAGGTAAATGAAAAAGGATATTTTCTGATGATAAAAACGACATCTGACATCAGTGAGATTCCGGTGTTTGCTTCCATGTGGAATATGGATGGGCTGATTCTGATGGGCTTTTGTGAAGCCGATTATGAGAAGCTCAGAAACCAGATGAGGATATCGTTTGTTGTGTATGATGGTTATTTTGAAAAATGCTCCAAGGTGGTCAATCTGGTCATCAATCATTATGATGGCGGTTATCAGGCAGGAAAATATCTAAAGGAGCTGGGACATAAAAAAGCGTTGTGCATAGCGGATAATTTCATATGCATGGATAAAGAGCGCATCGAGGGCTTTCGCAAAGCCTTTGAACCGGGGAAAACATTAAGATGGGAAATACCAAAGACAGAAAAGGAAAGAATGTGCTTTTATGAGGATAAATATAGAGAGCTGGTAAAGGGCAATGTTACAGCTGTTTTTGCAGTGTCGGATTTTTATGCACTTGAATTTATGCGGTTTTTGCAGGGGGAGGGAGTACAAATTCCAAAGGATATCCAGATAATAGGTTTTGATGACAATCTGGCAAGCAGGGAAAGTAATCCTGCGCTTACAACGATTCATCAGGAGGCGCCTCTTAGGGCCAAAACTGCAATCAAGTGCCTTGAAGCAATGCGCGATGGCGCGGAATGTGAGACAGAAATTGTGTTGCCGGTTGAGTTAATAAAAAGAGAAAGTACGAGGAAATTATAA
- a CDS encoding MATE family efflux transporter — translation MSKFMKSLCKIAIPVTLQSMLQASFSIVDQIMIGQLGETNISAVGLCGNFSLIFSVVIGAVSTVAGILIAQFIGAEDKKEAWCSFDVSLICGIMISALFLFAAGFFPSWILGLYTKDVSIVNTGAVYFRIVAFSYIPMAVSNILSSWLRCKEHATIPFLASFGAVAVNTGLNYLLIFGKFGLPCMGIKGAAIATLISQLFNLVVIVIGFALSIRKDGDKPVWSLHFSKITIKDYLIMIMPILISEFLWSLGQNVESAVYGHLGTSNLAAYTLTCPIQGLIVGALSGLSAAAGVMVGKRLGRKEYDEAYTESKKIMYAGLAGAVAVSALLIVLAGAYTGLYRVDDSVKALGKILLIVFALYAPIKVENMILGGGIIRSGGNTKIIMVIDIVGTWCIGIPLCLLAAYVFKWGIVGVYTLLTTEEIFRLVVSLVIFKRRKWMISLS, via the coding sequence ATGTCAAAGTTTATGAAATCATTGTGTAAAATAGCTATTCCTGTTACCTTGCAAAGTATGCTGCAGGCATCCTTTTCAATTGTAGACCAGATTATGATAGGACAGCTCGGAGAGACTAATATATCGGCAGTGGGATTATGTGGGAATTTTTCTCTCATTTTTTCAGTGGTAATCGGTGCAGTGAGCACGGTTGCGGGAATATTAATCGCGCAGTTTATCGGTGCGGAAGATAAAAAAGAGGCATGGTGCAGCTTTGATGTGAGTCTCATTTGTGGAATTATGATATCAGCATTATTTCTGTTTGCAGCAGGATTTTTTCCGTCGTGGATTCTTGGTCTGTACACAAAGGATGTGAGTATTGTAAATACCGGCGCGGTATATTTCAGGATTGTAGCGTTTTCCTATATTCCAATGGCAGTAAGCAATATTTTATCCTCATGGCTTCGATGTAAGGAGCATGCCACGATACCGTTTCTGGCAAGTTTTGGGGCAGTTGCAGTAAACACAGGTCTTAATTATCTGCTGATATTTGGAAAATTCGGATTGCCATGTATGGGAATAAAGGGAGCTGCGATTGCAACACTTATTTCACAGTTATTTAATCTTGTAGTTATTGTCATCGGATTTGCTTTATCTATCAGGAAGGATGGAGATAAACCGGTATGGTCATTGCACTTCAGTAAAATTACTATAAAGGATTATCTTATCATGATTATGCCGATTCTAATCAGTGAGTTTTTGTGGAGCCTCGGACAGAATGTCGAGTCTGCCGTCTATGGTCATCTGGGCACGTCAAATCTGGCAGCGTACACACTTACCTGCCCGATACAGGGGCTTATCGTAGGAGCGCTTAGCGGTTTGTCGGCGGCTGCAGGTGTGATGGTCGGCAAGAGGCTTGGCAGGAAAGAATACGATGAGGCTTACACAGAATCGAAGAAGATCATGTATGCAGGCTTAGCCGGAGCGGTAGCCGTTTCTGCACTGCTTATTGTATTGGCAGGAGCATATACCGGATTGTATCGTGTGGATGACAGCGTAAAAGCGCTTGGAAAGATACTGCTTATCGTGTTTGCCCTGTATGCACCAATCAAGGTGGAAAATATGATACTTGGAGGTGGAATTATAAGAAGTGGCGGCAATACCAAAATCATTATGGTGATTGATATTGTTGGCACATGGTGCATCGGAATCCCACTGTGTTTGCTTGCAGCGTATGTATTTAAGTGGGGCATCGTTGGTGTGTATACATTGCTTACCACGGAAGAAATATTCAGGCTGGTTGTATCGCTTGTCATTTTTAAGAGGCGCAAGTGGATGATTAGCTTATCGTAG
- the ltrA gene encoding group II intron reverse transcriptase/maturase, translated as MNVTESRFKNRQLHMEDYLQMVSAEQKEYAEVFDYSKITEKSGVITDYWTNNLLDLILRKDNLNNAYKQVRKNKGKGGIDGMQVDELLPFLRENQESLIQEIREGKYKPTPVRRVEIPKETKGEFRKLGVPTVVDRVVQQAIAQELSPIYEEQFSENSFGFRPKRGAHDALRQCQKHVNDGYVYVVDMDLEKFFDTVCQSKLIEVLSKTIKDGRVISLIHKYLNAGVIANGMFERTEVGMPQGGPLSPLLSNVMLNELDKELERRGHRFVRYADDCMIFCKSRKSAERTLENIIPFIEGKLFLKVNRKKTEVAHISKVKYLGYSFYRHKGKCRLRIHPKSVIKMKDKIRELTDRNKGISNEVREKKYQEYVQGWVEYFRLADMKGLLIKTDEWARRRIRAVYWKQWKRIKTKYRMLKALGLEDWKVKELAYSRKGYWRMAKALNQIFSKKIIAKLGYTSMLDYYLIVSEN; from the coding sequence ATGAATGTAACTGAAAGTAGATTTAAGAACAGACAACTTCATATGGAAGACTATCTGCAAATGGTATCTGCGGAACAGAAAGAGTATGCAGAAGTGTTCGACTACTCTAAGATTACTGAAAAGAGCGGTGTCATCACAGACTATTGGACGAACAATCTTCTGGATCTGATTTTGCGAAAAGACAATCTTAACAACGCCTATAAGCAAGTCAGGAAAAACAAAGGAAAAGGCGGAATCGATGGTATGCAGGTGGATGAACTTCTGCCCTTCCTTAGAGAAAACCAGGAATCCTTAATCCAGGAGATAAGGGAAGGAAAATATAAACCTACCCCGGTTCGAAGGGTAGAAATACCCAAGGAAACAAAAGGCGAGTTCAGAAAGCTTGGAGTTCCAACTGTTGTTGACAGAGTTGTACAACAGGCAATAGCACAGGAACTCTCGCCAATCTATGAGGAGCAATTCTCAGAGAACAGTTTTGGATTCAGGCCAAAGCGAGGAGCACACGATGCCCTTAGACAATGCCAAAAGCATGTAAACGATGGTTATGTATATGTGGTAGATATGGACTTGGAAAAGTTCTTCGACACCGTATGCCAGAGTAAGCTGATAGAAGTATTGTCAAAAACCATCAAAGATGGCAGAGTGATATCTTTAATACACAAATACCTGAATGCGGGAGTAATCGCAAATGGAATGTTTGAACGTACAGAGGTCGGTATGCCGCAAGGTGGTCCGCTTAGTCCGTTACTTAGTAATGTAATGCTAAATGAGTTGGACAAGGAACTGGAACGTAGAGGACATAGATTTGTCCGCTATGCAGATGACTGTATGATTTTTTGCAAAAGCAGGAAAAGTGCAGAAAGAACCTTAGAAAACATTATTCCGTTTATAGAAGGAAAACTATTCCTCAAAGTTAATCGGAAGAAAACAGAGGTGGCACACATCAGCAAGGTCAAGTATCTTGGCTATTCCTTTTATAGACATAAGGGAAAATGCAGATTAAGAATACATCCAAAGTCGGTAATTAAGATGAAAGACAAAATCAGAGAACTCACCGACCGAAATAAAGGCATTAGCAATGAAGTACGTGAGAAGAAATATCAAGAGTATGTGCAAGGCTGGGTGGAATATTTCAGGCTGGCAGACATGAAAGGACTTCTCATAAAAACGGATGAATGGGCAAGACGGAGAATCCGAGCAGTCTATTGGAAACAATGGAAGAGAATCAAGACAAAATATCGAATGCTGAAAGCGCTGGGGCTAGAAGATTGGAAAGTCAAGGAACTTGCTTATAGTAGAAAAGGTTACTGGAGAATGGCGAAAGCCTTGAACCAAATCTTTTCAAAGAAAATAATAGCCAAGCTGGGATATACATCCATGCTTGACTATTATCTAATAGTTAGTGAAAACTAA
- a CDS encoding MATE family efflux transporter has translation MTENPLGYEKISKLLKNFAVPSIVASLVGSIYNIVDQIFIGQGVGYLGNAATNVAYPFSTICLAIALLVGIGSASRVSLCLGRKEPKAAAKAAGNGIVLMGIFGIIYLLVGETFLSLLLKAFGATTDVFPYAKQYASITLIGMPFLIVTNGMSNLIRADGKPKYSMVCMVVGAIINTILDPIFIFVCDWGIAGAAWATVIGQIFSFILALRYLWRFQTIHFEKESFLLDIKQSMKICSMGISSSSNQIAVTVIQIIQYNSLTYYGALTKYGSDIPLAACGIVMKTNAIILAIVVGISQGTQPIIGFNYGAGQYHRVREAYLLAVKWNLVVSTIAFIAFQFFPQSIISLFGDGDELYFEFAVLFMRTYLFMVLVNGVQLLSSSFFTAIGKSLRGALLALTRQTFLLIPLTLLLPLRFGIMGVLLAGPVADFSAFVLSVVLVGIELKKQKNDM, from the coding sequence ATGACTGAAAATCCTCTGGGCTATGAAAAAATTTCAAAGCTGTTGAAAAATTTTGCTGTTCCCAGTATTGTGGCGTCTCTTGTCGGCTCAATCTACAATATTGTGGATCAGATTTTTATTGGTCAAGGGGTCGGTTATTTGGGAAATGCAGCAACCAATGTTGCCTACCCGTTTTCTACCATCTGCCTTGCCATTGCACTACTGGTCGGAATTGGCAGTGCTTCCCGCGTTTCCCTCTGTCTTGGACGCAAAGAGCCGAAAGCTGCCGCCAAAGCAGCGGGAAATGGTATTGTTCTGATGGGAATTTTCGGAATTATTTATTTGCTGGTTGGAGAAACTTTTCTGTCTTTGCTCCTAAAGGCATTTGGGGCAACGACAGATGTATTTCCATATGCAAAGCAGTATGCCAGCATAACATTGATTGGAATGCCGTTTCTCATTGTAACGAATGGTATGAGCAATTTGATTCGAGCAGATGGAAAACCAAAGTATTCAATGGTCTGCATGGTTGTGGGAGCTATTATCAATACCATTCTTGACCCCATTTTTATTTTTGTTTGCGATTGGGGAATTGCCGGCGCAGCTTGGGCAACAGTTATTGGACAAATTTTTTCCTTCATACTCGCACTCCGTTACCTATGGCGTTTCCAAACAATCCATTTTGAAAAAGAGTCGTTTTTATTGGACATCAAACAAAGCATGAAAATTTGCAGCATGGGAATCAGCAGCAGCTCAAACCAGATTGCAGTTACCGTGATTCAAATCATTCAGTACAATTCGTTGACTTATTACGGCGCATTAACAAAATATGGATCAGATATCCCCTTAGCTGCTTGCGGAATCGTTATGAAAACAAATGCCATAATCCTTGCGATTGTTGTAGGAATCTCGCAGGGAACACAGCCGATTATCGGCTTCAACTATGGGGCAGGGCAATACCATCGTGTACGGGAGGCTTACCTGCTTGCGGTAAAATGGAACCTTGTTGTTTCCACTATTGCTTTCATCGCATTTCAATTTTTCCCGCAATCTATCATTTCGCTATTCGGAGATGGGGACGAGCTATATTTTGAATTTGCTGTTTTGTTCATGCGTACCTATCTTTTCATGGTGTTGGTAAATGGTGTGCAGTTGCTTTCTTCCAGTTTTTTTACCGCAATAGGAAAATCGTTAAGAGGTGCTCTGTTGGCATTAACAAGGCAGACCTTTTTGTTGATTCCGCTTACCCTGCTGCTCCCGCTTCGTTTCGGAATTATGGGAGTATTGCTTGCGGGACCTGTTGCTGATTTTTCAGCGTTTGTGCTATCTGTTGTACTGGTGGGTATAGAATTAAAAAAACAAAAAAATGACATGTAA
- a CDS encoding MarR family winged helix-turn-helix transcriptional regulator yields MKLLKWLSVTDRFYKIYLDKQLAPYGINNSQYMFLIKICRSPGILQDSLMDMFYVHPSNIVRTVAALEKQGMIMRSPNDKDKRTCKLYPTERALSVIDEVQTVCEKTEALLLQGMSESEQNLFMDFLIQAGRNITSELHIERKGEEFND; encoded by the coding sequence ATGAAACTATTAAAATGGCTTTCCGTAACAGACCGATTTTACAAAATCTATTTGGACAAGCAACTTGCCCCCTATGGAATCAACAACAGTCAATATATGTTCTTAATCAAAATCTGTCGTTCGCCCGGCATTTTACAGGATTCTTTAATGGATATGTTTTATGTTCATCCGAGCAATATTGTACGGACAGTTGCGGCATTAGAAAAGCAGGGAATGATTATGCGTTCCCCAAATGATAAGGATAAGCGGACGTGTAAGCTGTATCCTACGGAACGTGCGCTGTCTGTAATTGATGAGGTACAGACGGTATGCGAAAAGACAGAAGCTCTTTTATTGCAGGGTATGAGCGAATCCGAGCAGAACCTTTTTATGGATTTCTTAATACAGGCGGGCAGAAATATCACATCGGAACTCCATATAGAGAGAAAGGGGGAGGAGTTCAATGACTGA
- a CDS encoding TnpV protein, protein MNNIRSRAVEIIDVELICV, encoded by the coding sequence ATGAATAATATTCGTAGCAGAGCAGTAGAGATTATAGATGTAGAATTGATTTGTGTTTAG
- a CDS encoding helix-turn-helix domain-containing protein: MAVSYKRLWIKLAEKEMSRADLRKKAEIAPNTMTKLGKNEYVAMPILDKICKKLGTDYGEIMEYVPDKEESMGDK; the protein is encoded by the coding sequence ATGGCAGTATCATATAAGCGATTGTGGATAAAATTAGCCGAAAAAGAAATGAGCAGAGCGGATTTGAGAAAAAAAGCAGAAATAGCACCTAATACCATGACAAAGCTTGGGAAAAATGAATATGTTGCTATGCCTATTTTAGATAAAATATGTAAAAAATTAGGGACGGATTATGGTGAGATTATGGAGTATGTTCCGGATAAAGAAGAATCAATGGGTGACAAATAA
- a CDS encoding relaxase/mobilization nuclease domain-containing protein: protein MAITKILNIQESEGRNPASHLKNALEYIQNPDKTEECVLVGGINCLADTAFEQMEETKNIFHKTGKRQGYHVIISFSPEEKVSAEQAMYVLEHFAKNLLGDDYEAVYAVHTDKEHMHGHLIWNSVSMTTGKKYNSPKSNWKNHLQPITNKYCDELGLSIMPAEYSRNPKNISRDKWEREMSMKEIILRDAKMCAYAAGNVEHFIYLMKRLGYVFKKDAWMEVQAPGFRYYHKLAKLDEMFSEDMLRHYVDMPWMAKPYFYSSDIMGLHRVKLSPYQKKFYAKLYRLRIVEQKRFEVGGAKYTEDLKRFHQLQDEYLLLVNNDIKSVVELVDFISEQKEKIQQIEDRQKEIYRESSSRKRNIKNEEQYREYQIWHVGVQKELDKLKQEKRGIKKQLQLADGIVKEDLYTAYYVVSGKEEIVADRDVDIPGMEKEAVSEKDVAVEPETNVEVVNPDNNQNNTSVMPDIRNASDVNTARRDEDITDVTGKSEFMESEEKVSVDKAGWIVRRISELGGYENISDSVKADIFGFDIADVSGSIWLFSDVMKRLGIKLDGDEMYEEFQRIYDESVGRDAGKDKAEDKMWNRGRGR, encoded by the coding sequence ATGGCGATTACAAAGATCTTAAATATACAGGAATCAGAGGGCAGAAATCCGGCATCGCACTTGAAGAATGCCTTGGAATATATCCAGAACCCGGATAAGACAGAAGAATGTGTACTGGTGGGCGGTATTAACTGCCTGGCGGACACAGCATTTGAGCAGATGGAAGAGACAAAGAATATTTTTCATAAGACGGGTAAAAGGCAGGGCTATCATGTGATCATATCATTTTCACCGGAAGAAAAAGTAAGTGCAGAGCAGGCAATGTATGTGCTGGAGCACTTTGCGAAGAATTTACTGGGAGATGATTATGAGGCTGTGTATGCGGTTCATACTGACAAGGAGCATATGCATGGACATCTGATCTGGAATAGTGTCAGTATGACAACTGGCAAGAAATACAATTCACCTAAAAGCAACTGGAAGAATCATCTCCAGCCTATTACAAATAAATATTGTGATGAACTTGGACTTTCCATAATGCCGGCGGAGTACAGCAGGAACCCTAAGAATATCAGCAGGGACAAGTGGGAAAGAGAAATGTCAATGAAAGAGATAATTCTCAGAGATGCCAAGATGTGTGCGTATGCAGCAGGGAATGTAGAGCATTTTATATATCTGATGAAACGGCTGGGATATGTATTCAAGAAAGATGCGTGGATGGAGGTGCAGGCACCGGGATTTAGATATTATCATAAACTGGCAAAGCTGGACGAGATGTTTTCAGAAGATATGTTACGGCATTATGTGGATATGCCTTGGATGGCAAAGCCTTACTTTTATTCGTCGGATATCATGGGATTGCACAGAGTGAAGCTGTCACCATATCAGAAGAAATTTTATGCAAAGCTATACAGATTAAGGATTGTAGAGCAGAAGCGTTTTGAGGTTGGTGGAGCAAAGTATACAGAGGATTTGAAAAGGTTTCATCAGTTACAGGACGAATATCTGCTGCTTGTAAATAATGACATCAAAAGTGTTGTGGAGCTTGTGGATTTCATAAGTGAGCAGAAAGAAAAGATCCAGCAGATTGAGGACAGACAGAAGGAGATATACAGAGAAAGTTCTAGTCGGAAACGGAATATTAAGAACGAGGAGCAGTATCGTGAGTACCAGATATGGCATGTGGGAGTGCAGAAAGAACTGGACAAATTGAAGCAGGAGAAAAGAGGGATTAAGAAGCAGTTGCAGCTTGCTGATGGCATTGTGAAAGAAGATTTGTATACAGCTTATTATGTGGTGTCTGGGAAAGAAGAAATCGTTGCAGACAGGGATGTTGATATACCGGGGATGGAAAAGGAGGCTGTGTCAGAGAAAGATGTGGCTGTTGAGCCGGAGACGAATGTTGAGGTAGTGAATCCAGACAATAATCAGAACAATACGTCTGTAATGCCAGATATTCGTAATGCGTCTGATGTAAATACGGCAAGAAGGGATGAAGATATTACTGATGTAACAGGTAAAAGTGAATTTATGGAATCTGAAGAAAAAGTGTCTGTGGACAAAGCTGGCTGGATTGTCAGGAGGATATCAGAGCTTGGTGGTTATGAGAATATTAGTGATTCTGTTAAGGCTGATATATTCGGATTTGATATTGCTGATGTTAGTGGGAGCATATGGTTGTTCTCGGATGTAATGAAAAGGCTTGGGATAAAGCTGGATGGAGACGAAATGTATGAGGAATTCCAGAGAATTTATGATGAGAGTGTTGGTAGAGATGCTGGTAAAGATAAAGCAGAAGATAAGATGTGGAATAGGGGCAGAGGAAGGTAA
- a CDS encoding plasmid mobilization protein, translating into MADGKRRYKSDRKDYKISVKLSEKDMDILKAALKRTRMTASAYIRELIRTGGNIDTSYPEDRARAIRVIAGIANNINQAVKLGNSHGRLYYSDIDKLQNSLDDVKKTFGEVLEVWRLQRS; encoded by the coding sequence ATGGCAGATGGAAAGAGAAGATACAAGTCTGACAGGAAAGATTATAAGATATCGGTGAAGCTGTCAGAAAAAGATATGGATATTCTGAAAGCGGCACTTAAACGGACGAGAATGACAGCAAGTGCCTATATAAGAGAATTAATCCGGACAGGAGGCAATATAGATACAAGTTATCCTGAGGACAGGGCAAGAGCAATCCGTGTTATTGCCGGTATTGCAAATAATATTAATCAGGCGGTAAAGCTTGGCAATTCACATGGGAGGTTGTATTACAGCGACATTGACAAGCTGCAGAACAGTCTGGATGATGTAAAGAAAACATTTGGGGAGGTGCTGGAAGTATGGCGATTACAAAGATCTTAA
- a CDS encoding TnpV protein, protein MSKTTFEKLGIPYEEKDGIFYPVLVAGTEKADIDAGKYGRMWIKYIKEEYPMRYKSLVRFGELEERANEVNETAYELLDDIEAKWLKKHKPKNPNSFTEQLQLRTQTRMMAEEIVIMDVVMQFH, encoded by the coding sequence ATGAGTAAAACAACATTTGAAAAGCTTGGTATTCCGTATGAAGAAAAGGATGGAATCTTTTATCCGGTGCTTGTTGCAGGAACAGAAAAGGCAGATATAGATGCAGGAAAGTATGGGCGTATGTGGATTAAATATATCAAGGAAGAATATCCAATGAGATATAAAAGCCTGGTGAGGTTCGGCGAGCTTGAAGAGAGAGCAAATGAAGTCAATGAAACAGCATATGAGCTGCTTGATGATATTGAAGCTAAGTGGCTGAAAAAGCATAAGCCTAAGAATCCAAATTCCTTTACGGAACAGTTACAGCTAAGAACACAGACCAGGATGATGGCAGAGGAAATCGTTATTATGGATGTGGTGATGCAGTTTCATTAG
- a CDS encoding plasmid mobilization protein, with the protein MSEKRLDAKNRWRNVVVAFRMSPEEAQELNVKVSLSGLSKQDYIIQCLLKHEIKVVGGIKVAKKVQVHLDTILEELQTLDESDRGIEVEELLVPLKHVLDILQSDEKGGNHYE; encoded by the coding sequence ATGAGCGAGAAAAGGCTGGATGCCAAGAACAGATGGAGAAATGTTGTGGTAGCATTTCGGATGTCACCGGAGGAAGCGCAGGAGCTGAATGTGAAGGTTTCACTCAGCGGACTTTCAAAACAGGATTATATCATCCAATGTCTGCTGAAGCATGAAATCAAGGTTGTTGGTGGAATAAAGGTGGCAAAGAAAGTACAGGTTCATCTTGATACGATACTGGAAGAATTACAGACGTTAGATGAATCTGACAGAGGTATAGAAGTTGAAGAACTGCTGGTTCCATTAAAGCATGTGCTTGATATCCTGCAGAGTGATGAGAAAGGCGGTAATCATTATGAGTAA
- a CDS encoding site-specific integrase, giving the protein MPAYKDSKTGTWFVKFYCKDWTGENKQIKKRGFATKREALDYERNYKIRQENNLDMTFGEFWKLYTEDVKNYVKLNTWLTKEHIVDTKILPYFKNLKMNEITPGDVRKWQNEMVAFRNENGKSYSQTYKKTMHNILSAIFNHACRFYNLKSNPARQAGNMGREEKKEMLFWTTEEYKKFSEAVIDKPVSFYAFEMLYWTGMRLGELLALTMEDFDFEKNTVRINKSYQRLQGQDVITTPKTPKSNRTIKLPKFLAEEMQEYFAMLYDQKPTDRIFLVTKSFLHHEMERGCRLSGVKKIRIHDLRHSHISHLIDLGFSAVAIADRVGHESIDITYRYSHLFPSKQVAMADRLDAVNASFEDCEEQDDDVEIMQTEETAPMIDMDAAAEKIISIDKYKAV; this is encoded by the coding sequence ATGCCAGCTTATAAAGACAGTAAGACAGGCACCTGGTTCGTCAAATTCTATTGTAAGGACTGGACCGGGGAAAATAAACAGATAAAGAAGAGAGGATTTGCAACAAAAAGAGAAGCGTTGGATTATGAGCGTAATTACAAAATACGGCAGGAGAATAATCTGGATATGACATTTGGAGAGTTCTGGAAGCTGTATACAGAGGATGTGAAAAATTATGTCAAACTCAACACTTGGCTTACAAAAGAACACATTGTGGATACAAAGATACTTCCATATTTTAAGAATCTTAAGATGAATGAGATTACACCGGGAGATGTACGCAAGTGGCAGAATGAGATGGTTGCATTTCGTAATGAGAATGGGAAGAGTTATTCCCAGACTTACAAGAAGACAATGCACAACATCTTAAGTGCGATATTTAACCATGCGTGCAGGTTTTATAATCTGAAATCAAATCCGGCAAGACAGGCCGGAAATATGGGCAGGGAAGAAAAGAAGGAAATGCTTTTCTGGACAACTGAAGAATATAAGAAGTTTTCCGAAGCGGTGATTGACAAGCCGGTTTCATTTTATGCATTTGAAATGCTGTACTGGACGGGAATGAGATTAGGTGAGCTGCTTGCTCTTACGATGGAAGATTTTGATTTTGAAAAGAACACAGTCAGAATAAATAAATCGTATCAGCGACTGCAGGGGCAGGATGTTATTACAACACCGAAAACACCTAAGAGCAACAGAACAATCAAGCTGCCAAAATTCCTTGCGGAAGAAATGCAGGAATATTTTGCAATGTTATATGACCAAAAACCAACAGACAGGATTTTTCTGGTAACAAAGAGCTTTCTTCATCATGAGATGGAGCGTGGATGCAGATTATCCGGTGTGAAGAAAATCAGAATCCATGATCTAAGGCATTCGCACATTTCACATCTGATTGACCTTGGGTTCTCCGCAGTTGCAATAGCTGACAGGGTAGGTCATGAGAGCATTGATATCACATATCGTTATTCGCATCTGTTTCCATCAAAGCAGGTGGCAATGGCGGACAGACTTGATGCTGTCAATGCGAGCTTTGAGGATTGTGAAGAACAGGATGATGATGTAGAAATCATGCAGACAGAGGAAACAGCACCTATGATTGATATGGATGCGGCTGCGGAAAAGATTATAAGTATTGATAAGTACAAGGCAGTCTGA